In the Clupea harengus chromosome 16, Ch_v2.0.2, whole genome shotgun sequence genome, one interval contains:
- the LOC116224187 gene encoding plexin-C1-like: MEQLLVSLMEQPSNAQPKLLLRRTESIVEKLLTNWMSVCLYGFLRECVGQPLYLLVCALTEQISKGPVDSVTGKALYTLSEDWLLSQAQYFSPLKLSVLFAMGTEGEVSEPLDVCVLDCDTVEQVKEKILLTFHRKFGFRYTQQLHDIDIEFEQSGCYVVLQEVDSSSEMMGEVTMLNTLKHYRIPDGSTIKVITRKVQGPQSSTLSFKEEPDFQTKYFHLIDPELAENTNSVRKKLKVKEVYRTKLLSTKVAVHSYVENLFKTIWGTSNNRPPHAVKYIFDILDSQAELKNISDPDVLHIWKTNSLPLCFWVNILKNPQFVFDLEKTPLLDGCLSVIAQAFMDSFSLTEQQLGMHAPTNKQLYAKDIPQYKQEVKAYYKKVQEQPALSSREFKDFLQEESKKHENEFNESLALCEIYKFIHHYFNQIEQKLEQSTAPSRLKEELQQVRELFDIKNKSSWE; the protein is encoded by the exons ATGGAGcagctgctggtgtctctgatGGAGCAGCCCAGTAACGCTCAGCCCAAACTGCTGCTGCGCCGCACAGAGTCCATAGTGGAGAAGCTGCTCACCAACTGGATGTCCGTCTGCCTCTACGGCTTCCTCCGG GAGTGTGTGGGGCAGCCCCTGTACCTGCTGGTGTGTGCGCTGACGGAGCAGATCAGTAAGGGTCCGGTGGACTCGGTCACAGGGAAGGCCCTCTACACCCTCAGTGAAGACTGGCTCCTGTCGCAGGCCCAATACTTTAGCCCTCTg aagctgAGCGTGCTGTTTGCGATGGGAACGGAGGGCGAGGTGAGCGAGCCGCTGGACGTCTGCGTTCTGGACTGTGACACGGTGGAGCAGGTGAAGGAGAAGATCCTGCTCACCTTCCACCGCAAGTTCGGCTTCCGCTACACCCAGCAGCTCCATGACATAGACATCG AGTTTGAGCAGTCAGGATGCTATGTTGTCCTACAGGAAGTGGACAGCAGCTCGGAGATGATGGGGGAAGTCACCATGCTCAACACCCTCAAACATTATAGG ATTCCTGATGGGTCGACCATCAAGGTCATCACGAGAAAAGTTCAAGGCCCCCAAAGCTCTACGCTCAGTTTCAAAG AGGAACCTGATTTTCAAACCAAGTACTTTCACCTG ATTGACCCTGAATTAGCGGAGAACACAAATTCAGTGAGAAAAAAGCTCAAGGTTAAAGAGGTTTATCGGACCAAGCTGCTTTCTACCAAG GTGGCTGTGCATTCATATGTAGAGAATCTCTTCAAAACCATCTGGGGCACATCCAATAACAGGCCGCCGCACGCAGTCAAGTACATCTTTGACATCCTGGACTCTCAAGCAGAACTCAAGAATATCAGCGACCCTGACGTGCTGCACATTTGGAAAACCAACAG CCTGCCTCTGTGCTTCTGggtgaacattctgaagaaccCCCAGTTTGTGTTTGACCTGGAGAAGACGCCTCTCCTGGATGGCTGCCTGTCCGTCATCGCTCAGGCCTTCATGGACTCCTTCTCCCTCACGGAGCAGCAGCTGGGGATG CACGCCCCCACAAATAAACAGCTTTATGCCAAAGACATCCCTCAGTACAAGCAGGAAGTGAAGGCCTACTACAAGAAGGTGCAGGAACAGCCAGCGCTTAGCAGCCGCGAGTTTAAAGACTTCCTGCAGGAGGAGTCAAAG AAACATGAAAATGAGTTCAATGAGTCGCTGGCCCTCTGTGAAATCTACAAATTCATTCATCATTACTTTAACCAG ATCGAGCAGAAACTTGAGCAGAGCACTGCCCCCTCCAGGCTGAAAGAGGAACTGCAGCAAGTGAGGGAGCTGTTTGACATCAAGAACAAAAGCTCCTGGGAGTGA